Proteins from a genomic interval of Leptospira kanakyensis:
- a CDS encoding LIC12015 family putative lipoprotein codes for MNLTNLLTRVCMLGLILVPLLNCSKDSEILATFDGGTVTRKEMNFVIEASKRGNTEPQPISADIQAKILESIALEKILLKDAISTKKVAEADVQKIESLVNQFLKLNVYMREYVKNGLKEKPLEFVNLQLALVRGEDEATNLKKAEELATKLNSLSNKEIAEEISKVTEDITRRPIAGKLEPFCTNCAETPLEDILTEVKKAKKGTFISYAKAGEGRIAYVVRSTGTEKVHPERLKKYFTSIFDEFKAEAAEYGKTHDDADTKASVTYFTEGESADKANQFASHTMKEYEQGLYQKELKRITEESGITVANLPRFTGPNDIDPKIFTPDYTLYSTRDGKNYTWKDLSTDFEAIPNILKQEYKDEKSKTWDMVNLFQSTILQGKIAETSDDVQDVGSEIGYLMQMDKMKVSLALKSLQDEIKAIPVTVTEAQMRDAYEAGKLYAYADQDPKNPQNRIPKPYGAVRERIKSEMEGAQRNSFIEQKVSGLKTTYNLVIASDRLKEVTL; via the coding sequence ATGAATCTAACCAACCTTCTGACTCGAGTATGTATGCTCGGTTTGATACTCGTGCCACTTCTCAATTGCTCTAAGGATTCTGAAATCCTTGCGACATTTGATGGCGGAACTGTGACTCGCAAAGAAATGAACTTTGTAATTGAGGCTTCCAAACGAGGCAATACAGAACCGCAACCGATTAGTGCTGATATCCAAGCAAAAATTTTAGAAAGTATCGCTTTAGAAAAAATCTTACTAAAAGATGCTATCTCTACCAAAAAAGTTGCTGAAGCAGATGTTCAAAAAATTGAATCTCTAGTGAATCAATTTTTGAAACTAAACGTTTACATGCGTGAGTATGTAAAAAATGGTTTAAAAGAAAAACCGTTAGAATTTGTAAATTTACAATTAGCTCTAGTTCGCGGAGAAGACGAAGCAACTAATTTGAAAAAAGCGGAAGAGTTAGCAACAAAACTCAATTCACTTTCAAATAAAGAAATTGCTGAAGAAATTTCAAAAGTAACAGAAGACATTACAAGAAGACCAATTGCTGGGAAATTAGAACCTTTTTGCACCAACTGTGCAGAAACACCTTTGGAAGATATCTTAACCGAAGTAAAAAAAGCAAAAAAAGGGACTTTTATTTCTTATGCTAAAGCAGGTGAAGGAAGAATTGCTTATGTAGTTCGTTCCACAGGTACTGAGAAAGTCCATCCAGAAAGATTAAAAAAATATTTCACATCCATTTTTGATGAGTTTAAAGCGGAAGCTGCTGAATATGGCAAAACTCATGACGATGCTGATACAAAAGCTTCTGTGACTTATTTTACAGAAGGTGAATCAGCAGACAAAGCCAATCAATTTGCTTCTCATACCATGAAAGAGTATGAACAAGGATTATACCAAAAAGAACTGAAACGAATTACAGAAGAAAGTGGAATCACTGTTGCTAATTTACCACGTTTCACTGGTCCGAACGATATCGATCCAAAAATATTTACGCCAGACTATACTTTATATTCCACTCGTGATGGAAAAAACTACACTTGGAAAGATTTGTCGACTGATTTTGAAGCGATTCCGAATATTCTAAAACAAGAATACAAAGACGAAAAATCTAAAACTTGGGATATGGTCAATTTGTTTCAATCTACTATCCTCCAGGGAAAAATTGCTGAAACTTCTGATGATGTACAAGATGTGGGATCAGAGATTGGTTATCTCATGCAAATGGACAAAATGAAAGTGTCTTTGGCGTTAAAATCGCTACAAGATGAAATCAAAGCCATTCCTGTGACCGTAACTGAGGCTCAAATGCGAGATGCTTACGAAGCAGGAAAATTATACGCATACGCTGACCAAGACCCAAAGAACCCACAAAATCGAATTCCTAAGCCTTATGGCGCAGTTCGTGAACGAATCAAATCAGAAATGGAAGGAGCGCAAAGGAATTCATTTATTGAGCAAAAAGTTTCTGGATTAAAGACCACTTACAACTTGGTCATTGCTTCTGATCGTTTAAAAGAAGTTACATTATAG
- a CDS encoding helix-turn-helix domain-containing protein: MLRKKRGIKQYDMARALGVSPSYLSKIETGAQDPTEKFKSSCAKYLKTSVDKLFNESAVEDIYPEFSNGLKNKLWAVRRELGIKQYDFAKKLKVSTPFLSKVELGLLEPPEDFKNLVSKVLKMEKNELFLG; the protein is encoded by the coding sequence ATGCTTCGAAAGAAGAGAGGTATCAAACAGTACGATATGGCGAGGGCACTAGGAGTTTCTCCGAGTTACCTATCCAAAATTGAGACTGGAGCCCAAGATCCGACTGAAAAATTCAAGTCGTCTTGTGCAAAATATCTCAAAACCTCTGTTGATAAGCTTTTTAACGAAAGCGCAGTGGAAGACATCTATCCTGAGTTTTCCAATGGATTGAAAAACAAACTTTGGGCAGTCCGACGTGAGTTAGGAATCAAACAATACGATTTCGCTAAGAAATTGAAGGTTTCCACTCCGTTTTTGTCAAAAGTAGAACTTGGACTTTTGGAACCACCGGAAGATTTTAAGAATCTGGTCTCCAAAGTTCTGAAAATGGAAAAAAACGAGCTATTTCTCGGCTAA
- a CDS encoding sodium-dependent transporter produces the protein MEKRQAEHHQEGWASRIGLILAVASGAIGLGNFLRFPGQAAQNGGGAFMVPYIISFLILGIPVCLAEWTMGRMGGKHGHSTPFIFREYLKGFPLKLSGTIGVMIPVMIYVYYVFIESWCLAYAYYFLTGQMSLTGSTQDEMTKQASTFFMHLTGAEANGSSFQSPILVFFILCVLFNFLLVYRGLSKGLEAFAKIAMPLMGICATIILVRVLTIPGIESGLAVMWNPEWSKLTQPKVWISAAGQIFFSLSTGFGIALVFSSFLKKKDDVVLSSLSSASLNEFAEVVFGGMITIPVAFLFLGMQATSFGTFGMGFIALPSVFGMMPGGAFFGGLWFLVLFLAAITSSVTMLQPGILFLEEGFHVGRRKSSLLLFLFTFCLCLPIIYFNKDFAALDIADFYIGTIMIYILASIQIFIFVFKIGVDRGVKDANEGSLIPFPRSIRFVLKYITPWFLLFIFVSFCYMNLPEYLDKMNPEVMGLLAENKGENVEDAKTKAVVARSVVIGLFIIYGFIYILVSKALNHSKDKVAT, from the coding sequence ATGGAAAAGAGACAAGCGGAACACCACCAAGAAGGCTGGGCAAGTCGTATCGGTTTGATTTTGGCTGTAGCAAGTGGTGCCATCGGACTTGGAAATTTTTTACGATTCCCTGGGCAAGCCGCACAGAATGGTGGTGGTGCCTTTATGGTTCCATACATCATTAGTTTCCTCATTCTAGGAATTCCCGTTTGTTTGGCTGAGTGGACCATGGGTCGCATGGGTGGCAAACATGGACATAGCACTCCCTTTATCTTTCGCGAGTATCTAAAAGGATTCCCTCTCAAACTTTCGGGAACCATTGGTGTGATGATTCCTGTGATGATTTATGTGTACTATGTATTCATTGAATCCTGGTGTTTGGCTTACGCATATTATTTTCTTACAGGGCAAATGTCACTGACAGGGTCTACCCAAGACGAGATGACAAAACAAGCCTCTACTTTTTTTATGCATTTAACGGGAGCCGAAGCCAATGGTTCCAGTTTCCAGTCTCCGATCCTTGTATTCTTTATCCTCTGTGTATTATTTAATTTTCTATTAGTTTATCGTGGTCTTTCGAAAGGACTGGAAGCCTTTGCTAAAATTGCCATGCCACTTATGGGAATTTGTGCCACCATCATCCTTGTTCGTGTTCTAACCATTCCTGGAATTGAGTCTGGCCTTGCTGTTATGTGGAACCCCGAGTGGTCAAAACTGACCCAACCAAAAGTATGGATCAGCGCCGCAGGACAAATTTTCTTTTCTTTATCCACTGGGTTTGGGATTGCTCTCGTGTTTTCTAGTTTTTTAAAGAAAAAAGACGATGTTGTTTTATCCAGTTTATCCTCTGCTTCATTGAATGAATTCGCAGAAGTGGTGTTTGGTGGCATGATCACCATCCCTGTTGCATTTTTATTTTTAGGAATGCAGGCCACTTCTTTTGGAACTTTTGGAATGGGATTTATTGCTTTACCTTCCGTTTTTGGAATGATGCCCGGTGGTGCCTTTTTTGGAGGGCTCTGGTTTCTTGTATTGTTTCTCGCAGCGATTACTTCGTCGGTTACCATGTTACAACCTGGAATTTTATTTTTAGAAGAAGGATTTCATGTTGGTCGGAGGAAATCTTCCCTACTTCTATTTCTTTTTACATTTTGTCTCTGCCTTCCTATCATTTACTTCAACAAAGACTTTGCTGCCCTTGACATTGCCGATTTTTATATCGGAACCATAATGATTTACATTTTGGCATCTATCCAAATTTTTATTTTTGTTTTTAAGATTGGTGTGGATCGGGGTGTGAAGGATGCGAATGAAGGGAGCCTCATTCCATTTCCTCGTTCGATTCGATTTGTATTGAAGTACATCACTCCTTGGTTTCTACTTTTTATCTTCGTTTCCTTTTGTTATATGAACTTACCTGAATATTTGGATAAAATGAATCCAGAAGTTATGGGACTTCTTGCGGAAAACAAAGGAGAAAATGTAGAAGATGCCAAAACAAAAGCCGTGGTTGCTCGTTCGGTTGTAATTGGTCTTTTTATCATTTATGGATTCATCTATATTTTAGTTTCCAAGGCTCTAAACCATTCCAAGGATAAGGTTGCCACATGA
- a CDS encoding STAS domain-containing protein gives MSLDDLVVSTEKIDTVYVTKLQGNLNNFTSEKCIKSVLNSLKHGSVILDLEELNMVTTQGIIAFKTLSEEAFLHKHKIILINLPLSVRQAFLMAGVRNLFPIANNEEAAFKMASRPSR, from the coding sequence ATGAGCCTAGACGATTTAGTAGTTTCCACGGAAAAAATAGACACTGTGTATGTGACCAAATTGCAGGGAAACCTAAATAACTTCACTTCCGAGAAGTGCATCAAATCTGTGCTCAATTCCTTAAAACATGGATCCGTTATTTTGGATCTTGAGGAATTGAATATGGTAACCACTCAAGGGATCATCGCTTTCAAAACACTTAGCGAAGAAGCCTTTCTACATAAACACAAAATCATCTTAATCAATCTGCCGTTAAGCGTTAGACAAGCATTTTTAATGGCAGGAGTTCGTAATTTATTTCCCATCGCTAATAATGAAGAGGCCGCATTCAAAATGGCCTCAAGACCCAGTAGGTAA
- a CDS encoding ATP-dependent DNA helicase — protein sequence MDVQTVFKNQLPKLWKDYEVRKEQMDMSTSIESAFNTGSHWAIEAGTGVGKSLAYLIPSALFSLENECTVVVSTETKALQDQLLYKDIPLVSEALGAPINAMVALGASNYLCKRKYGRVMERGDFGPEMESSLPYFVNWEKQTTAGIRAEFDGFLSNSFWNSVSRESDNCLGRNCPNFSSSYYFLEKEKWKKANILIVNHHLLASHLAGDFKLLPAFSQLVIDEAHAFPEIVGKAFGSEIRYDLLMNLLHYLYFPEKRTGLVLKLKNSEKIMKSVEASIGYANDFFRMLLSAIPLQFNQFSTRHTERIKLDNGALEDTLADLASQLESLLSKYKKDSEDMEEKEMALGLEMVSGNLKKASSFLNDFRLKTNPNLVFWIEPPPQSAKDPFYYLFSQPKNTDEILANTLFPNMDSVVMTSATLSPTAGNFQYFLKEVGTSEVKTKTLASPFAYNTHSLLFVPKQVADPVQDPRKNKSDLSYWIARLLKLSEGDAFVLFTSNKLLSELYDELRHQVPYPIFSQTEMGPIAAKREFLANEKSVLFGVSSFWQGVDIKGDKLRNVIVTKLPFQVPTEPVLQAKMEDMERKGKSPFWEMQVPKTCLLLRQGFGRLIRSQSDTGMVSILDPRVHTKSYGKNVLQSLPKGVPLITEFNELERKFQLLPKS from the coding sequence TTGGACGTACAAACTGTATTTAAAAACCAACTTCCAAAACTTTGGAAGGATTATGAAGTTAGAAAAGAACAGATGGATATGTCAACGTCCATTGAATCCGCATTTAATACTGGCTCTCATTGGGCGATAGAAGCGGGGACTGGTGTGGGAAAATCCCTGGCATATTTGATTCCTAGTGCCCTATTCTCTTTAGAAAACGAATGTACCGTTGTCGTTTCGACAGAAACAAAAGCACTACAAGACCAATTACTTTATAAAGACATTCCTCTTGTTTCTGAGGCACTGGGTGCCCCAATCAATGCTATGGTGGCACTTGGGGCGAGTAATTATCTTTGCAAACGAAAATATGGTCGAGTGATGGAACGTGGTGATTTTGGGCCAGAGATGGAATCTTCTTTGCCATATTTTGTGAATTGGGAAAAACAGACTACGGCTGGAATTCGTGCCGAATTTGATGGGTTTTTATCCAATTCTTTTTGGAACTCGGTCTCTAGAGAGTCTGACAACTGTTTGGGGAGAAATTGTCCTAACTTCAGTTCCTCTTATTACTTTTTAGAAAAGGAAAAATGGAAAAAAGCCAATATTCTCATTGTTAACCACCACTTACTGGCAAGTCATTTGGCAGGAGATTTTAAACTCCTTCCTGCATTTTCACAACTCGTCATTGATGAAGCGCACGCCTTTCCTGAAATTGTGGGAAAAGCATTTGGATCAGAAATTCGTTATGACTTGTTAATGAATTTACTCCACTATCTTTATTTCCCTGAAAAACGGACTGGTCTTGTTCTTAAACTGAAAAACAGCGAAAAAATAATGAAGTCGGTAGAAGCATCTATTGGTTATGCGAATGATTTTTTCCGTATGTTACTTTCTGCGATTCCTTTACAATTCAATCAGTTTTCCACTCGTCATACTGAACGAATCAAACTCGATAATGGAGCTTTAGAAGATACCTTAGCTGATTTAGCATCACAATTGGAAAGTCTACTTTCTAAATATAAAAAAGATAGTGAAGATATGGAAGAGAAAGAAATGGCTCTCGGTTTAGAGATGGTTTCTGGAAATCTAAAAAAGGCTTCCTCTTTTTTAAATGACTTCCGATTAAAAACCAATCCAAACTTGGTGTTTTGGATTGAACCACCTCCGCAGTCGGCAAAAGATCCATTCTATTATTTATTCTCTCAACCGAAAAATACCGATGAAATTTTGGCCAATACACTATTTCCCAATATGGATTCTGTCGTAATGACTTCGGCTACCCTCTCACCGACGGCAGGGAACTTTCAGTATTTTTTGAAAGAAGTGGGAACATCGGAGGTCAAAACCAAAACACTTGCTTCTCCTTTTGCTTACAACACTCATTCCTTACTTTTTGTTCCCAAACAAGTAGCAGATCCTGTCCAGGATCCGAGAAAAAATAAATCGGATCTTTCCTATTGGATCGCACGCCTTCTCAAACTTTCTGAAGGAGATGCCTTTGTACTTTTTACATCCAACAAACTATTGTCAGAACTCTATGATGAGTTAAGGCATCAGGTTCCATATCCTATTTTTTCCCAAACAGAAATGGGTCCAATTGCCGCCAAACGAGAGTTCCTTGCCAATGAAAAGAGTGTGCTTTTTGGAGTTTCTAGTTTTTGGCAAGGTGTGGACATTAAGGGAGATAAACTCCGGAACGTAATTGTGACCAAACTTCCCTTCCAGGTGCCAACGGAACCTGTTTTGCAAGCAAAGATGGAAGATATGGAACGAAAGGGAAAAAGTCCGTTTTGGGAAATGCAAGTTCCAAAAACATGTTTGCTCTTACGCCAAGGATTCGGTCGTCTCATCCGCTCTCAGTCGGATACGGGAATGGTGAGTATTCTCGACCCTCGGGTGCATACAAAGTCCTATGGAAAAAACGTCTTGCAAAGTCTTCCAAAGGGGGTTCCCCTCATAACGGAATTTAACGAATTGGAAAGAAAATTCCAACTTCTGCCGAAGTCTTAA